The Candidatus Hydrogenedentota bacterium sequence GCGCGGCGGCAGATGTACTCGTAGTAAGCGCTTTCGTCGGCGTCCTGGAACCGTCCCCAGCGGCTCACGTCGTAAACGAGAATCGCTTCGAAATCGGCGCGGCCGCTTTGGACGTCCTCGATCAGCCGTTTCAGCGCATCGCGCCCGTCCAGACGCAGCCCGCTCTTTCCCTCGTCCGCGTAGGTGCGGACGATCTCCATGTTGTGCTTGGCCGCGTACTCCCGAATGACGTCGGATTGGTTCTCCGTCGAATATTGTTGATGTTCGGTGGACATTCGCGCATAGATGGC is a genomic window containing:
- a CDS encoding recombinase family protein; the protein is MNETELPGESGPPIRAAIYARMSTEHQQYSTENQSDVIREYAAKHNMEIVRTYADEGKSGLRLDGRDALKRLIEDVQSGRADFEAILVYDVSRWGRFQDADESAYYEYICRRA